A stretch of Mycobacterium sp. ITM-2016-00316 DNA encodes these proteins:
- a CDS encoding thiolase family protein: MSNDVAIIGVGIHPFGRFDKTAMEMGAEAITSALADAKLEWKDIQFGFGGSYEVSNPDAVTRLVGLTGITFTNVFNACATSASAIQQTADTIRLGKYDIGIAIGLDKHPRGAFTDDPAKLALPQWYANNGQFVTTKFFGIKANHYIHKHGISEETLARVANKNFRNGVLNPNAFRRKEISVEEIMASPVLNYPLRQYMFCAPDEGAAAVIMCRADIAHKYTDKPVYVRASEIRTRTFGAYEVHATSAPLDEDPSPTVFAAKAAYEAAGIGPEDVDIAQLQDTDAGAEVIHMAETGLCADGEQEKLLIDGATEITGSIPVNTDGGLIANGEPIGASGLRQMHELVRQLRGEAGERQVPGSPRVGLAQVYGAPGTASATILSL, from the coding sequence ATGAGCAACGATGTAGCGATCATCGGCGTCGGCATCCATCCCTTCGGCCGGTTCGACAAGACCGCGATGGAGATGGGTGCCGAGGCGATCACCAGCGCGTTGGCGGATGCGAAGCTGGAATGGAAGGACATCCAGTTCGGGTTCGGCGGCAGCTACGAGGTGTCCAATCCCGACGCCGTCACGCGCCTGGTCGGCCTCACCGGCATCACCTTCACCAATGTCTTCAACGCCTGCGCCACCTCGGCCAGCGCCATCCAGCAGACCGCCGACACCATCCGGTTGGGCAAGTACGACATCGGTATCGCGATCGGCCTGGACAAGCATCCGCGCGGCGCCTTCACCGACGATCCGGCCAAGCTCGCGCTGCCCCAGTGGTACGCCAACAACGGCCAGTTCGTGACCACGAAGTTCTTCGGTATCAAGGCCAACCACTACATCCACAAGCACGGCATCTCCGAGGAGACGCTGGCGCGGGTGGCCAACAAGAACTTCCGCAACGGCGTGCTGAACCCGAATGCGTTCCGGCGCAAGGAGATCTCCGTCGAGGAGATCATGGCCTCACCGGTGCTGAACTACCCGCTGCGCCAGTACATGTTCTGTGCCCCCGACGAGGGTGCGGCCGCGGTCATCATGTGTCGCGCCGACATCGCCCACAAGTACACCGACAAGCCGGTGTATGTGCGGGCCAGTGAGATTCGTACCCGCACCTTCGGCGCATACGAGGTGCACGCCACATCGGCGCCACTGGACGAGGATCCCTCGCCGACGGTGTTCGCGGCCAAGGCCGCCTACGAGGCCGCCGGCATCGGGCCCGAAGACGTCGACATCGCGCAACTGCAGGACACCGACGCCGGCGCCGAGGTCATCCACATGGCCGAGACCGGACTGTGCGCCGATGGTGAGCAGGAGAAGTTGCTGATAGACGGCGCCACCGAGATCACCGGTTCGATCCCGGTGAACACCGACGGCGGTCTGATCGCCAACGGTGAGCCGATCGGCGCCTCGGGCCTGCGTCAGATGCACGAACTGGTCCGGCAGCTCCGCGGCGAGGCGGGGGAGCGTCAGGTCCCCGGCAGCCCGCGGGTGGGCCTGGCGCAGGTGTACGGGGCGCCCGGCACCGCGTCGGCGACCATCCTCTCGCTGTAA
- a CDS encoding IclR family transcriptional regulator: MDAASTIRPAAGSQTLARGLSALQAVSSAPTGVTAAEVADFVGVHRTIAYRLLSTLAQARFITKGSDGKYRPAAALAVLGASFDNNVRQLSVPTLRLLADDLGTTVSLLVAEGDQQVAIAVIVPTLVFYQLSFHEGSRHPLERGAAGAALLASMPPRPGEREIVRQARAQGWVITHGEVEPDTYGLAVPVRRRRPSPPTCINLISHREDVVLNGRDAVVRAARELSDILS; this comes from the coding sequence ATGGACGCGGCCTCGACCATCCGTCCGGCCGCCGGTTCACAGACTCTGGCCAGGGGGCTTTCCGCGCTGCAGGCCGTGTCCAGCGCACCCACCGGTGTCACCGCGGCCGAGGTCGCCGACTTCGTCGGCGTCCACCGCACCATCGCCTACCGCCTCCTCAGCACCTTGGCTCAGGCCCGGTTCATCACGAAGGGCTCCGACGGCAAATACCGGCCGGCAGCGGCGCTCGCCGTACTCGGTGCGTCCTTCGACAACAACGTGCGCCAACTCAGCGTCCCGACGCTGCGCCTGCTGGCCGATGACCTGGGCACCACGGTGTCGCTGCTGGTCGCCGAGGGCGATCAACAGGTCGCCATCGCCGTCATCGTGCCGACGCTGGTCTTCTACCAGTTGTCTTTCCACGAAGGCAGCCGCCATCCGCTGGAGCGAGGCGCGGCAGGCGCGGCACTGCTGGCCAGCATGCCGCCCCGGCCCGGTGAACGTGAGATCGTGCGACAGGCGCGCGCGCAGGGCTGGGTCATCACCCACGGTGAGGTCGAACCGGACACCTACGGCCTGGCCGTCCCGGTACGCCGCCGACGACCCTCCCCGCCCACCTGCATCAACCTGATCTCGCACCGCGAGGACGTCGTCCTCAACGGTCGGGACGCGGTGGTGCGTGCAGCCAGAGAACTCTCCGACATCCTCAGCTGA
- a CDS encoding enoyl-CoA hydratase: MADQTPEYRFVTYETLDEGTIARIMLNRPEARNAQNRGMLVELHEAFLRAEADDTVRVVILGGNGPMFSAGHDVGSKVQRAEYTPGPDQHPSFTVNGGTRQGAESLMLQEWHHYFENTRRWRNLRKITIASVHGDVYAAALMLMWSCDLIVAADNTRFTDVVGTRLGMCGVEYFAHPWEFGARKTKELMLTGDTLSVEEGHALGMVSKIFPVDELADKTVEFARRIAKVPTMAALLVKESVNQTQDNQGFYNSLNACFTLHELNHSHWAQVHENKFPVGLVEDGLEDWKTAGPPKAAVKDQP, translated from the coding sequence ATGGCTGACCAAACTCCTGAATACCGCTTCGTGACATACGAAACCCTCGACGAGGGGACCATCGCCCGGATCATGCTGAACCGGCCGGAGGCACGCAACGCGCAGAACCGCGGCATGCTCGTCGAGTTGCATGAGGCGTTCCTGCGCGCCGAGGCCGACGACACCGTGCGTGTCGTCATCCTCGGCGGCAACGGCCCGATGTTCTCCGCGGGCCACGATGTCGGGTCGAAGGTGCAGCGCGCCGAGTACACCCCCGGCCCGGACCAGCACCCCAGCTTCACGGTCAACGGTGGCACCCGGCAGGGCGCAGAGAGCCTGATGCTGCAGGAGTGGCATCACTACTTCGAGAACACCCGGCGCTGGCGCAATCTGCGCAAGATCACCATCGCCTCGGTGCATGGTGACGTCTACGCGGCGGCCCTGATGCTGATGTGGTCCTGCGACCTGATCGTCGCCGCCGACAACACCCGCTTCACCGACGTCGTCGGCACCCGTCTCGGCATGTGTGGCGTCGAATACTTCGCGCACCCTTGGGAATTCGGCGCCCGCAAAACCAAGGAGCTGATGCTCACCGGGGACACGCTCTCGGTGGAAGAGGGCCACGCGCTGGGGATGGTGTCCAAGATCTTCCCGGTCGACGAATTGGCCGACAAGACGGTCGAATTCGCCCGCCGCATCGCCAAGGTGCCGACCATGGCGGCGCTGCTGGTCAAGGAGTCGGTGAACCAGACCCAGGACAACCAGGGGTTCTACAACTCGCTGAACGCGTGCTTCACCCTGCACGAACTCAACCACAGCCACTGGGCACAGGTGCACGAGAACAAGTTCCCGGTCGGACTGGTCGAGGACGGCCTTGAGGATTGGAAGACCGCGGGCCCGCCGAAGGCTGCGGTCAAAGACCAGCCCTAA
- a CDS encoding alpha/beta fold hydrolase, with amino-acid sequence MSVHESIWSDLQGVSFTQGYLDARGVRTRYLHAGDPSKPALVLLHGSGGHAEAYVRNLEAHAEHFSTWSIDMLGHGYTDKPGHPLEVAHYVDHLLAVFDTIGADKVYLSGESLGGWVAARAAADHPERIERLVLNTAGGSQADPEVMKRIITLSMAAAENPDWDTVQARITWLMADKSKGYDDIVASRQKVYQQPGFVAAMSDIMALQDPEIRARNLLGPAEYGAITAPTLVLWTSDDPTADVSEGRRISEMIPGARFEVMPGCGHWPQYEDAKTFDRLHIDFLLGRS; translated from the coding sequence ATGTCCGTCCACGAAAGCATCTGGAGTGATCTCCAGGGCGTTTCGTTCACCCAGGGCTATCTCGATGCGCGGGGCGTGCGCACCCGCTATCTGCACGCCGGCGACCCGAGCAAGCCGGCCCTGGTGCTGCTGCACGGATCGGGTGGACACGCCGAGGCCTACGTGCGCAACCTGGAAGCGCACGCCGAGCACTTCTCCACCTGGTCCATCGACATGCTCGGTCACGGCTACACCGACAAGCCCGGACACCCGCTCGAGGTCGCGCACTATGTCGACCACCTGCTGGCGGTCTTCGACACCATCGGCGCCGATAAGGTGTACCTGTCCGGCGAGTCCCTGGGCGGTTGGGTGGCCGCCCGTGCGGCCGCCGATCACCCGGAGCGCATCGAGCGCCTCGTGCTCAACACCGCCGGTGGCTCGCAGGCCGATCCCGAGGTGATGAAGCGCATCATCACGCTGTCCATGGCCGCCGCGGAGAATCCCGACTGGGACACCGTGCAGGCCCGCATCACATGGCTGATGGCCGACAAGTCCAAGGGCTACGACGATATCGTCGCCAGCCGCCAGAAGGTCTACCAGCAGCCGGGTTTCGTCGCCGCGATGAGTGACATCATGGCGCTGCAGGATCCCGAGATCAGGGCCCGCAACCTGCTCGGGCCCGCCGAGTACGGCGCCATCACGGCGCCCACCCTGGTGTTGTGGACCAGTGACGATCCGACCGCGGACGTCAGCGAGGGCAGACGCATCTCGGAGATGATCCCGGGGGCGCGCTTCGAGGTCATGCCCGGCTGCGGACACTGGCCGCAGTACGAGGACGCCAAGACCTTCGATCGGCTGCACATCGACTTCCTGCTGGGGCGTTCATGA
- a CDS encoding FAD-dependent oxidoreductase, with translation MPDSEIEWTSEVDVVVLGTGGAGLTAALTAATNGARVAVYEKAPTVGGTTAVSGGITWIPAHDRLPGAELSVQDALKYLEAQSLGAMDRDLVETFVRTGPAMLDYLEQHSDLRFEIAEGFPDYKPELPGGRPGGGRSLNAKPFDLATLGAWHDRITAFPLDFSNVGIDAETKARIHATVDDSLAEPCVAGTALIAGLLKGLLDLGITPVTEARAVELIGSAQGITGVRINDGGKDMAVRARRGVILGTGGFEWDPQLVEAYLRGPMRGAVSPPTNTGDGLRMAMAHGADLANMGEAWWVPIVQIPGDTLGGQPRSRSVRLERTRPRSIIVNRAGKRFLNEAGEYNSMAGPFHHLDPRAGYLNDPAWIVFDAQHLKRYGFLGVDPDGPAPDWFHESATLDDLGTKLGIDPEGLTRTVDAWNTNVADEKDPDFGRGASAYDGYWGDPAAATPALQTLGPLDTAPFYAVPVAVGAMGTKGGPRTDRDGRVLHVTGKVIPGLFAAGNAMAGVTGKAYGGAGGTLGPAMTFGYRSGYAAATGRSLE, from the coding sequence GTGCCCGATTCAGAGATCGAATGGACTTCCGAGGTCGACGTCGTGGTGCTCGGCACCGGTGGCGCCGGGCTGACCGCGGCGCTCACCGCCGCCACCAACGGAGCCCGTGTCGCGGTGTACGAAAAGGCGCCGACGGTGGGTGGCACCACCGCGGTGTCCGGCGGTATCACCTGGATACCCGCCCACGACCGGCTCCCCGGCGCCGAGCTGTCGGTGCAGGACGCACTGAAATACCTTGAGGCACAATCGCTGGGCGCGATGGACCGCGACCTGGTCGAGACCTTCGTGCGCACCGGACCTGCCATGCTGGACTATCTGGAGCAGCACAGCGATCTGCGGTTCGAGATCGCCGAAGGCTTCCCCGATTACAAACCCGAACTGCCCGGCGGGCGTCCGGGCGGTGGCCGGTCGCTCAATGCCAAACCGTTCGATCTGGCCACCCTCGGTGCATGGCACGACCGCATCACGGCGTTCCCGCTGGACTTCAGCAATGTCGGCATCGACGCCGAGACCAAGGCGCGCATCCACGCCACGGTGGATGATTCGCTGGCCGAACCGTGTGTCGCCGGCACCGCACTGATCGCGGGACTGCTCAAGGGACTGCTCGACCTCGGCATCACCCCGGTGACCGAGGCACGCGCCGTCGAACTGATCGGATCGGCGCAGGGCATCACCGGCGTGCGGATCAACGACGGCGGCAAGGACATGGCGGTCCGGGCCCGTCGTGGGGTGATCCTGGGCACCGGTGGATTCGAATGGGATCCCCAGCTTGTGGAGGCCTACCTGCGCGGGCCGATGCGCGGCGCGGTCTCACCGCCCACCAACACCGGCGACGGCCTGCGGATGGCCATGGCACACGGCGCCGATCTGGCGAACATGGGCGAAGCCTGGTGGGTACCGATCGTGCAGATCCCCGGGGACACCCTGGGCGGGCAACCCCGCAGCCGCAGTGTCCGGTTGGAACGGACCCGCCCGCGCAGCATCATCGTCAACCGGGCAGGCAAACGCTTCCTCAACGAGGCCGGCGAGTACAACTCGATGGCCGGTCCGTTCCATCACCTCGACCCCCGGGCCGGCTACCTCAACGATCCGGCCTGGATCGTCTTCGACGCCCAGCACCTCAAGCGCTACGGGTTCCTCGGCGTGGATCCCGACGGGCCGGCGCCGGACTGGTTCCACGAATCCGCCACCCTCGATGATCTGGGCACCAAGCTCGGCATCGACCCCGAAGGCCTCACCCGGACCGTCGACGCCTGGAACACCAACGTCGCCGACGAGAAAGACCCCGACTTCGGCCGCGGCGCAAGCGCATACGACGGATACTGGGGCGATCCCGCCGCGGCGACGCCGGCGCTGCAGACCCTGGGCCCGCTGGACACCGCCCCGTTCTACGCGGTGCCGGTGGCCGTCGGCGCGATGGGCACCAAGGGAGGTCCGCGCACCGACCGGGACGGCCGCGTCCTGCATGTCACTGGGAAGGTCATCCCCGGGCTGTTCGCCGCGGGCAACGCGATGGCCGGGGTGACCGGAAAGGCCTACGGCGGTGCGGGCGGCACGCTGGGCCCGGCCATGACCTTCGGTTACCGCAGCGGGTACGCCGCCGCCACCGGCCGGTCCCTCGAGTGA
- a CDS encoding bifunctional 3-(3-hydroxy-phenyl)propionate/3-hydroxycinnamic acid hydroxylase, with protein MTDGRATEQVDVLIVGAGPVGLTLANILGLQGVRTVIVEERDTLIDYPRGVGLDDESLRTFQSIGLVEQILPHTVPNQILRFFDGKRRLLAEMAPPDARFGWPKRNGFVQPLVDAELLRGLERFDHVEVRWGTRMETCVADDDGVTADLLADGDPVSLRAQYVVGCDGGRSATRHLMGVSFEGTTSATRWLVVDLASDPLGHPNSEVGADPHRPYASISIAHGIRRFEFMIHADETDEQVEKPEFIARMLAPFVPHPDRVDIIRHRVYTHHSRIAGAFRTGRLMLGGDAAHLMPVWQGQGYNSGIRDAANLGWKLAAVVNGDAGDGLLDSYDAERRKHARAMIDLSTLVGRVISPTDPRIATLRDKVIRAASVVPTLKRYVLEMRFKPMPRYDTGAVVHTESSSAIPPAGTLFIQPNVDTRETQNVLLDEVLGTGFAVLAWNNNPRALLGDATFARWKKLGANLIEARPNTQLHWTGHDDPDVTIVGDRTGALKKFFDAHAESVLFIRPDRCIAAACLAQLSDETSTKLFAVLCLTAGGETHVPDRPVLHVAQPPA; from the coding sequence ATGACCGACGGCCGCGCCACCGAACAGGTCGATGTTCTCATCGTCGGCGCCGGACCCGTCGGGCTGACGCTGGCGAACATCCTTGGCCTACAGGGTGTTCGGACCGTCATTGTGGAAGAACGCGACACCCTCATCGATTATCCCCGCGGCGTCGGACTCGATGACGAATCACTGCGCACCTTCCAGTCCATCGGCCTCGTCGAGCAGATCCTGCCGCACACCGTGCCGAACCAGATCCTGCGCTTCTTCGACGGCAAGCGTCGTCTACTCGCCGAGATGGCACCGCCGGACGCCCGGTTCGGGTGGCCCAAGCGCAACGGGTTCGTCCAGCCGCTCGTCGACGCCGAATTGCTGCGCGGGCTGGAACGTTTCGACCATGTCGAGGTGCGGTGGGGCACCCGGATGGAGACCTGCGTGGCCGACGATGACGGTGTCACCGCCGACCTACTGGCCGACGGCGATCCGGTGAGCCTGCGGGCGCAGTACGTGGTCGGGTGCGACGGTGGACGCAGTGCGACCCGGCACCTGATGGGCGTCTCGTTCGAGGGCACCACCTCGGCGACGCGATGGCTGGTCGTCGACCTCGCCTCCGACCCTCTCGGCCATCCCAACAGCGAGGTCGGCGCCGACCCGCACCGCCCGTACGCCTCCATCTCGATTGCGCACGGAATCCGGCGCTTCGAGTTCATGATTCACGCCGATGAGACCGACGAGCAGGTCGAGAAGCCCGAGTTCATCGCGCGCATGCTGGCGCCGTTCGTGCCGCACCCCGACCGGGTCGACATCATCCGGCACCGGGTCTACACCCATCACTCCCGGATCGCCGGGGCCTTCCGCACGGGCCGCTTGATGCTCGGCGGGGATGCCGCCCATCTGATGCCGGTGTGGCAGGGCCAGGGCTACAACAGCGGCATCCGTGATGCGGCCAACCTCGGCTGGAAGCTCGCCGCGGTGGTCAACGGCGATGCCGGTGACGGACTACTGGACAGCTACGACGCGGAACGCCGCAAGCACGCCCGGGCGATGATCGACCTGTCCACCCTGGTGGGCCGGGTCATCTCGCCGACCGATCCGCGCATCGCGACCCTGCGGGACAAGGTGATCCGCGCCGCATCGGTGGTTCCGACGCTGAAGCGCTACGTGCTGGAGATGCGGTTCAAGCCCATGCCGCGCTACGACACCGGGGCGGTGGTGCACACCGAGTCGTCGTCGGCGATACCACCGGCAGGCACGCTGTTCATCCAGCCGAACGTGGACACCCGCGAGACCCAGAACGTCCTGCTCGACGAGGTGCTCGGCACCGGGTTCGCCGTGCTGGCCTGGAACAACAATCCACGCGCCCTGCTCGGCGACGCCACCTTCGCGCGCTGGAAGAAACTGGGCGCCAACCTCATCGAGGCCCGGCCCAACACCCAGCTGCACTGGACCGGACACGACGACCCCGACGTCACCATCGTCGGCGACCGGACCGGCGCACTGAAGAAATTCTTCGATGCACACGCCGAGTCGGTGCTGTTCATCCGGCCGGACCGGTGCATCGCGGCGGCCTGCCTGGCCCAGTTGTCCGACGAGACCAGCACCAAACTGTTCGCTGTCCTCTGCCTCACCGCGGGAGGTGAAACCCATGTCCCAGATCGCCCTGTGCTGCATGTCGCACAGCCCCCTGCTTAA